The following proteins are encoded in a genomic region of Aminivibrio pyruvatiphilus:
- a CDS encoding response regulator — protein sequence MKHCPQSGNEEQLFPGEDVVSFLLSYIGETDDIVTVKDKDLVIRYLNRAGAAFLGVSPGEGAGCRCFELLGRQDPCIGCLSGLAAETGMFQFREVFIPERNTWFEVKSWPVKNAAGETAAVVEILRDCSERKRAEEELAAAVVSLEGKNRELEEERKRAESLVAEAGRAERVKSAFLANMSHEIRTPLNGILGMTDLLLDSPMSGEQEEYAETVRRSAEHLLSLVDDILDLSKLEAGKVELESVPFDLREMMEDLVTEAAVRGREKGLDTVFSVDPSIPSILRGDPLRTRQILGNLLGNAVKFTLSGHVRLDVSPVEPGLTGLVLRFAVSDTGIGVSENSLPTLFQPFSQGDPSTTRRFGGTGLGLSICRGLAEAMGGSLGMTPRSGGGSVFWCELPFGRVPFGDAEDLPVDQRLLGFPVIVAGSGASWPAEVSAQAGAWLCSVQSADSPEELRSLLEKRTGRSGEGRCAVFLDGERLREAAGWSPSALPADLRRGVLFFSVDSPGTARETGDLLREGLAGRITSPVRRAAFREAILSASEPDRGKRQGFRNAGEPESSYRSGMLPARVLLAEDSRVNRKVAGRMLQKLGCSVRAAADGDEALRMLETETFDIVLMDVQMPGKDGIEVTALLRSPEWTGRNGDVPVIAMTAHALPGDREKCLAAGMDDYLPKPVRFRDLEEKLSVHLSRRPKEGTAGPAEENNGVYCREETVRRLRIDGEELDALAEEYLQDALDILALLTGAEERGDRKAAAEAVHTLKGMSANIGAERVRAAAWRAEKSWREEGSAPVAEILRSELLSFRKVLDEIRERGYGDENR from the coding sequence GTGAAACACTGCCCGCAGAGCGGAAATGAAGAACAGCTCTTTCCCGGAGAGGACGTGGTCTCCTTTCTCCTCTCCTATATAGGGGAAACGGACGACATCGTGACCGTCAAAGACAAGGACCTGGTCATTCGCTATCTCAACCGGGCCGGGGCGGCCTTCCTCGGGGTTTCCCCGGGAGAAGGTGCGGGCTGCAGATGCTTCGAACTGCTCGGAAGGCAGGATCCCTGCATCGGATGCCTTTCCGGACTGGCGGCGGAAACGGGGATGTTCCAGTTTCGGGAAGTGTTCATTCCGGAGAGAAATACATGGTTCGAGGTGAAGAGCTGGCCGGTCAAGAACGCCGCCGGGGAAACGGCGGCCGTGGTGGAGATCCTGCGGGACTGCTCGGAAAGAAAAAGGGCGGAGGAGGAACTTGCGGCGGCGGTGGTCTCACTTGAGGGAAAGAACAGGGAGCTGGAGGAGGAGAGGAAACGGGCCGAAAGCCTGGTCGCGGAAGCCGGGAGGGCTGAGCGGGTGAAAAGCGCCTTCCTGGCGAACATGAGCCACGAGATCCGCACTCCGCTGAACGGAATTCTCGGGATGACCGACCTTCTTCTGGATTCTCCCATGTCCGGGGAGCAGGAAGAATACGCCGAGACCGTACGGAGGAGCGCCGAGCACCTGCTGTCGCTGGTGGATGATATCCTCGACCTCTCGAAGCTGGAGGCGGGAAAGGTTGAACTTGAATCGGTCCCCTTCGACCTGAGGGAGATGATGGAGGACCTCGTCACCGAGGCGGCGGTCCGGGGAAGGGAAAAGGGCCTCGATACGGTGTTTTCCGTGGATCCGTCCATTCCGTCCATCCTGCGGGGCGACCCGCTGCGTACCCGGCAGATACTGGGCAACCTTCTCGGGAACGCCGTGAAGTTCACGCTCTCGGGGCATGTAAGGCTGGACGTCTCTCCCGTGGAGCCGGGACTCACGGGACTCGTGCTCCGCTTTGCCGTTTCCGATACGGGCATCGGTGTTTCTGAAAACAGCCTGCCTACCCTCTTTCAGCCTTTTTCCCAGGGGGATCCTTCCACGACCCGGCGGTTCGGGGGGACGGGGCTCGGCCTTTCCATCTGCAGGGGGCTCGCGGAGGCCATGGGAGGATCTCTGGGAATGACCCCGCGAAGCGGAGGCGGATCAGTTTTCTGGTGTGAGCTGCCCTTCGGGAGGGTGCCGTTCGGTGATGCGGAAGATCTGCCGGTAGACCAGCGCCTCCTGGGGTTTCCAGTGATCGTGGCGGGAAGCGGGGCCTCCTGGCCGGCTGAAGTGTCAGCCCAGGCGGGGGCGTGGCTCTGCTCCGTCCAGAGCGCGGACAGCCCGGAGGAATTGAGGAGTCTGCTCGAGAAGCGGACAGGGAGATCCGGGGAGGGGCGGTGCGCCGTTTTTCTGGACGGAGAGCGGCTGAGAGAGGCAGCGGGCTGGTCACCCTCAGCTCTTCCTGCGGATCTTCGGAGGGGGGTCCTGTTCTTCTCCGTGGATTCACCCGGGACAGCCAGGGAGACCGGTGATCTTCTCCGGGAGGGCCTTGCAGGCCGCATAACCAGTCCTGTGCGTCGGGCGGCCTTTCGTGAAGCCATTCTTTCGGCGTCTGAGCCTGACCGGGGAAAGAGGCAGGGGTTCCGGAACGCCGGTGAACCGGAAAGCAGCTATCGAAGCGGCATGCTTCCTGCCAGGGTTCTGCTCGCCGAAGACAGCCGGGTGAACAGAAAAGTTGCCGGGAGAATGCTGCAGAAGCTCGGCTGTTCGGTCAGGGCGGCGGCGGACGGGGATGAAGCCCTCCGTATGCTGGAAACGGAGACTTTTGACATCGTTCTCATGGACGTCCAGATGCCTGGAAAGGATGGCATTGAAGTCACCGCCCTCCTTCGGAGCCCGGAATGGACAGGACGCAACGGGGACGTTCCCGTGATCGCCATGACGGCTCATGCCCTGCCGGGAGACCGGGAGAAGTGTCTCGCCGCGGGCATGGACGATTATCTTCCGAAACCGGTCAGGTTCAGGGATCTCGAAGAAAAGCTCTCGGTTCACCTGTCCCGGCGCCCGAAGGAGGGTACTGCCGGGCCGGCGGAAGAAAACAACGGGGTGTACTGCAGAGAGGAAACAGTCCGGAGACTGCGCATCGACGGAGAGGAACTCGACGCCCTGGCAGAGGAATACCTACAGGATGCCCTTGACATCCTCGCTCTGTTGACAGGTGCGGAAGAGCGGGGGGACAGGAAAGCGGCGGCGGAGGCTGTCCATACCCTGAAGGGGATGTCGGCCAACATAGGGGCGGAAAGAGTCCGGGCTGCGGCATGGAGAGCGGAAAAATCGTGGCGGGAGGAAGGGAGCGCCCCCGTGGCGGAAATCCTCCGGTCGGAGCTCCTGAGTTTCAGGAAAGTTCTCGACGAGATCAGGGAAAGGGGGTACGGGGATGAAAACCGATGA
- the mgtE gene encoding magnesium transporter yields MKDIQNKLLASVEKLFERKQFKSLKELLSTMEPADIAEVLAEKAPAERVFLFRLLPKDIAIEVFEFLEGAEREELLGSFTDTEVAAIIEEMSDDDRTALFDELPAKTVKKLLAHLSPEERKLANALLNYQADSAGRIMTPEFIDLKETMTASQALARIRATAAKKETIYTSFVVSPERKLKGTVHLEDLILASPDTPVTDFMDGLPVFVTTDTDQEEAAKTMSKYDLQTIPVVDRESRLVGILTFDDILDIVQEEATEDFERMAGISPVDESYLDAGIMTLTRKRLTWLLVCIVTQLFSSFILERYSFVLESVVALAFFIPLLIGTGGNTGTQAATLVIRGFTVGEIVREDLFRVISKEIVSGFLLGISLAVLASIRAWTMGTGYGVALTVAASVVGVVMLGNLVGAFLPFAAKKLNIDPAVMSGPFITTVVDILGLLLYFEVARRVLVLG; encoded by the coding sequence ATGAAGGACATCCAGAACAAGCTTCTCGCAAGCGTTGAAAAACTCTTCGAACGGAAGCAGTTCAAGAGCCTGAAGGAACTGCTGAGCACCATGGAACCCGCCGACATCGCCGAAGTCCTGGCGGAGAAGGCGCCTGCCGAGCGGGTCTTCCTCTTCCGCCTTCTTCCCAAGGATATCGCCATAGAAGTCTTCGAATTTCTCGAGGGGGCAGAACGGGAAGAGCTTCTCGGGAGCTTCACCGATACGGAAGTGGCAGCCATCATCGAGGAGATGTCCGACGACGACCGGACGGCCCTTTTCGACGAGCTTCCCGCCAAGACAGTAAAAAAACTCCTGGCCCATCTTTCTCCCGAAGAAAGAAAACTGGCCAATGCCCTTCTGAACTACCAGGCGGATTCCGCCGGGCGCATCATGACTCCCGAGTTCATCGACCTGAAGGAGACCATGACCGCCTCCCAGGCCCTGGCCCGGATCCGGGCAACGGCGGCGAAGAAGGAAACCATCTATACCTCCTTCGTGGTCAGCCCGGAGAGAAAGCTCAAGGGAACGGTGCACCTCGAGGACCTGATCCTCGCCTCCCCCGACACTCCCGTCACGGACTTCATGGACGGGCTGCCGGTCTTCGTCACCACGGACACCGACCAGGAAGAAGCGGCGAAGACCATGTCGAAATACGACCTCCAGACCATCCCGGTGGTGGACAGGGAAAGCCGTCTCGTGGGAATCCTCACCTTCGACGACATACTGGACATCGTCCAGGAGGAGGCCACCGAGGACTTCGAGCGCATGGCGGGCATCTCGCCGGTGGACGAAAGCTACCTGGATGCCGGGATCATGACCCTCACCCGCAAGCGGCTTACCTGGCTGCTCGTCTGCATCGTCACCCAGCTTTTCTCGTCCTTCATCCTGGAACGGTACTCCTTCGTCCTCGAAAGCGTGGTGGCCCTCGCCTTCTTCATCCCCCTCCTCATCGGCACCGGCGGCAACACGGGCACCCAGGCCGCCACGCTGGTCATCCGGGGCTTTACCGTGGGGGAAATCGTCAGGGAAGACCTTTTCAGGGTCATTTCGAAGGAGATCGTCTCCGGCTTCCTCCTGGGGATATCCCTTGCGGTGCTGGCCTCCATCCGGGCGTGGACCATGGGGACGGGATACGGCGTGGCCCTCACCGTGGCGGCGTCCGTGGTGGGTGTGGTCATGCTGGGCAACCTCGTGGGAGCCTTTCTCCCCTTCGCTGCGAAAAAGCTGAACATCGACCCGGCGGTCATGTCCGGTCCATTCATCACCACGGTAGTGGACATCCTTGGCCTGCTGCTCTACTTCGAAGTGGCCCGGAGGGTGCTTGTGCTGGGCTGA
- a CDS encoding tripartite tricarboxylate transporter TctB family protein — protein MNRIFAAGGLGLSAALFLGANSFPDRAAAAARYIFFLAGMLAVLSLILLLQNTPSPDSHVRWVRSPKNFTLAVVSLAAYGILTSYLGFFPASALFMAALSWMLGFRRPFFIILGTGLILGFVWLVFVHFLGVPVPMGIWGE, from the coding sequence ATGAACCGTATCTTCGCGGCCGGAGGATTGGGACTTTCCGCCGCCCTGTTCCTTGGGGCAAACAGCTTTCCCGACCGGGCCGCGGCTGCGGCCCGGTATATCTTTTTCCTGGCGGGAATGCTGGCGGTGCTGTCCCTGATCCTTCTCCTGCAGAACACACCGTCGCCCGACTCCCATGTCCGGTGGGTCCGTTCACCGAAAAACTTCACCCTGGCCGTGGTATCCCTGGCAGCCTATGGCATTCTAACGTCCTATCTCGGCTTTTTCCCGGCCAGCGCCCTTTTCATGGCCGCCCTGTCCTGGATGCTCGGATTCCGGCGCCCCTTCTTCATTATCCTGGGCACAGGCCTGATCCTGGGCTTCGTCTGGCTCGTGTTCGTTCATTTCCTTGGGGTACCCGTACCCATGGGCATCTGGGGGGAATAG
- a CDS encoding PTS transporter subunit IIC, which translates to MAGTASSPLRGYLIKVSNGMALGLFSSLIIGLILRQCGQLLSLPHLEHFGRVAQLLMGPAIGAGVAFAVGAPPLGIFSSLIAGAVGAGTFSGPVAAVGEPVGALVASWAGAEVSRRVAGKTGVDIVLVPAATIVAGSAVGVVAGPAVARMMYWLGSAINAATTLHPIPMGMVLSVAMGIVLTLPISSAALSISLGLSGLAAGASTVGCCCQMIGFAVASFRENGTGGLIAQGLGTSMLQIPNIIRNPWIWVPPTAAAAVLGPFSTVLFRMENSSIGAGMGTSGLVGQVSTLDVMGPSAWPGILLLHFLLPAVLSLLFSEILRRTGHIRPGDMKLEK; encoded by the coding sequence ATGGCAGGAACGGCGTCTTCTCCTCTCCGGGGATACCTGATCAAGGTCTCAAACGGTATGGCCCTCGGTCTTTTTTCCTCCCTCATCATCGGTCTTATCCTACGGCAGTGCGGACAGCTGCTCTCCCTTCCCCACCTCGAACACTTCGGCCGTGTAGCCCAGCTCCTGATGGGCCCCGCCATTGGCGCTGGGGTGGCTTTTGCCGTCGGTGCTCCGCCCCTGGGTATTTTTTCCTCTCTTATCGCCGGGGCCGTAGGCGCAGGGACCTTCTCCGGACCTGTCGCTGCGGTTGGAGAACCTGTAGGCGCCCTTGTGGCCTCCTGGGCCGGCGCGGAAGTTTCCCGAAGGGTCGCAGGGAAGACGGGCGTGGATATCGTGCTCGTTCCCGCCGCCACCATAGTGGCCGGCAGTGCTGTGGGCGTGGTCGCCGGACCGGCAGTTGCCCGGATGATGTACTGGCTCGGCAGCGCCATAAACGCCGCCACCACCCTTCACCCCATCCCCATGGGGATGGTCCTCTCCGTGGCCATGGGGATTGTTCTTACCCTGCCCATCAGCAGCGCTGCCCTTTCCATCTCCCTGGGGCTTTCCGGCCTTGCCGCGGGAGCCTCCACAGTAGGGTGCTGCTGCCAGATGATCGGTTTTGCCGTGGCGAGTTTCCGGGAAAACGGCACGGGAGGGCTCATTGCCCAGGGACTGGGCACCTCCATGCTCCAGATTCCAAACATCATACGGAACCCCTGGATCTGGGTTCCCCCCACTGCGGCGGCAGCCGTGCTCGGTCCCTTTTCCACCGTGCTCTTCCGGATGGAGAACAGCTCCATCGGTGCCGGCATGGGAACCAGCGGCCTGGTGGGACAGGTCTCCACCCTTGATGTCATGGGGCCCTCTGCCTGGCCCGGGATCCTGCTGCTTCACTTCCTTCTCCCCGCCGTTCTTTCTCTTCTCTTCTCGGAAATACTCAGAAGGACGGGACACATCCGGCCCGGCGACATGAAGCTCGAAAAATAA
- a CDS encoding transcription repressor NadR: MKTDERRKKIAAELSGEGEAITGGDLASRFGVSRQVIVQDMAVLRAEGLPVVATPRGYILLRPESTGRLVKTVVTRHRDYESMEEELLIMVGCGAKVLNVIVEHPLYGEITGNLMLSTPDDVARFMESIRKSTGEPLSSLTGGVHLHTLEVDGEETWERLLAGLGEKNYLPERI, encoded by the coding sequence ATGAAAACCGATGAGCGGAGAAAAAAAATCGCCGCCGAGCTTTCCGGGGAAGGGGAAGCGATCACGGGAGGCGACCTGGCTTCCCGGTTCGGGGTCAGCAGGCAGGTGATCGTCCAGGACATGGCGGTGCTCAGGGCGGAAGGTCTTCCGGTTGTGGCGACTCCCAGGGGCTATATCCTGCTGCGTCCCGAAAGCACGGGCAGGCTCGTGAAGACGGTGGTCACAAGGCACAGGGATTACGAATCCATGGAGGAAGAACTCCTGATCATGGTGGGGTGCGGGGCGAAGGTGCTCAACGTCATAGTGGAGCATCCCCTCTACGGAGAAATCACCGGCAACCTCATGCTCTCCACTCCGGACGACGTGGCCCGTTTCATGGAGTCAATCAGGAAGAGCACGGGGGAACCTCTGTCCTCCCTGACGGGGGGCGTTCATCTCCACACCCTGGAAGTGGACGGCGAGGAGACATGGGAGCGGCTTCTCGCCGGACTCGGGGAAAAAAACTACTTGCCTGAGAGAATATAA
- a CDS encoding tripartite tricarboxylate transporter permease produces MTEFFLPALSELMNPGVLFAIFSGTVVGIIVGAMPGLTATMAVALLIPVTFGMNPLMGLALMGGVYSGGMYGGAISSILLSTPGTPAAAATAFDGYPMTKQGKGGTALTVATWASFWGGIISTVALLLMAPALARFSLRFGPPEYFVLAIMGLSSIVTLTKGSMVKGLTSGFLGLVLATIGMDPISGYMRFTFRVVDLYDGIPFMPALIGLFSVSQILDLTAETHIVDDLNDTIASIKRSRLPKGLGPTITKGSIIGTIVGMLPGAGATISAFISYNFAKQSARDSDTFGKGNPKGVAASESANNGCVGGSLIPLLTLGIPGNSVAAALMGGLLIQGLIPGPELFSKYGAMTYGFILSLFIANVIFLVLGLYLAPYFAKVTSTPNALLIPGIAILSVIGSYAINNNMFDVWLMIGFGVAGYFLEKGGFSTGALVLGLILGPIAELGFGQSLIMAGGSPMIFFERPLCMLLWAITILLMIPAFSGHFKKSRNKVD; encoded by the coding sequence ATGACAGAATTCTTTCTGCCCGCACTTTCGGAACTTATGAACCCCGGCGTTCTCTTCGCCATTTTCTCCGGGACTGTGGTGGGCATCATTGTGGGCGCCATGCCGGGCCTCACCGCCACCATGGCCGTGGCCCTGCTCATCCCGGTGACCTTCGGAATGAATCCTCTCATGGGCCTTGCCCTCATGGGCGGAGTCTACAGCGGAGGCATGTACGGCGGAGCCATTTCCTCCATCCTTCTCTCCACGCCGGGCACTCCCGCAGCAGCAGCCACAGCCTTCGACGGCTACCCCATGACGAAGCAGGGCAAAGGCGGCACGGCGCTCACCGTGGCCACCTGGGCCAGTTTCTGGGGCGGCATCATCTCCACCGTGGCCCTGCTCCTCATGGCCCCCGCCCTGGCCAGGTTCTCCCTCAGGTTCGGTCCTCCGGAATATTTCGTCCTGGCCATCATGGGCCTTTCCAGCATCGTCACCCTGACAAAGGGGAGCATGGTCAAGGGGCTGACCTCGGGATTTCTCGGCCTCGTGCTGGCCACCATCGGCATGGATCCCATCTCGGGCTATATGCGCTTCACCTTCAGGGTCGTGGACCTCTACGACGGCATCCCCTTCATGCCCGCCCTCATCGGCCTCTTTTCCGTGAGCCAGATCCTGGACCTGACGGCGGAGACCCATATCGTTGACGACCTGAACGATACCATCGCCTCCATCAAGAGAAGCAGGCTTCCCAAGGGGCTCGGGCCAACGATTACGAAGGGAAGCATCATCGGGACCATCGTCGGCATGCTGCCCGGAGCCGGTGCGACCATTTCCGCTTTCATCTCCTACAACTTCGCGAAGCAGAGCGCCAGGGATTCGGACACCTTCGGCAAGGGAAACCCCAAGGGAGTGGCCGCCTCAGAAAGCGCCAACAACGGCTGCGTGGGCGGATCCCTCATCCCCCTGCTCACCCTGGGCATTCCCGGCAACAGCGTGGCTGCGGCTCTCATGGGAGGGCTCCTTATCCAGGGACTCATCCCCGGGCCGGAGCTGTTCTCCAAGTACGGTGCCATGACCTATGGGTTCATTCTCTCGCTCTTTATCGCAAACGTGATCTTCCTCGTCCTGGGGCTGTACCTGGCGCCCTATTTCGCGAAGGTCACATCGACCCCAAACGCGCTCCTGATTCCGGGCATTGCCATCCTTTCGGTCATCGGCAGCTACGCCATCAACAACAACATGTTCGATGTGTGGCTCATGATCGGCTTCGGTGTCGCCGGCTACTTCCTGGAAAAAGGCGGATTCTCCACGGGAGCCCTCGTTCTCGGGCTCATCCTCGGTCCCATAGCGGAGCTGGGCTTCGGCCAGTCCCTCATCATGGCCGGAGGCTCCCCCATGATTTTCTTCGAACGGCCCCTCTGCATGCTCCTCTGGGCCATCACCATCCTTCTCATGATCCCGGCCTTTTCGGGCCATTTCAAGAAGAGCAGGAACAAGGTGGACTGA